GCATAGGGATCTAGCCCTGCTATTGCTAGTGCTCTCCAGCACTCGCTATATAGTATTGCGTATCCATAGTTCAGCGCCATGTTAAATGGGTCTGGGGAGTCGTGGTTTCTTCCTTGGAAGCCTATGTCTCTCGGGATTGCCTGGGCTATTGATTGCCAGTATATATGGGCTGCTTCTGCCTCTATCTTCATAGGGTTCTCGCTATCCAGGCTATGGATCAGATCCTCTATCTCTCTGTGTGGGGTCTCTGCTAGATAGCCTTTTCTTCTCAGGCTCTTTAGATGCCCTGCTTGGTTTTTGAGCTTAGCCTCTATTATTGCCTTTGCTATCTCCTTTGCCGAGCCGTTATATATTGCTTCATACTGGGCTCTCCTTGTCGCTGTTGTTGCTGTTGGGGTTGAATGGTAGATCCTTGCCCATGGCTCTCCCCTCGCGTCTATAAATACTATGTCTATTCCGTGTCTCATTGCTAGTCTTATTGCTCTTGATGTTATCGATGCTCCTCCCGATGTTATTAGGATCTGGTCTATGTCTGCTGGGCTTATCCTTATCTTCTTATCCTTATTCGTGATCACTATGC
The Sulfolobales archaeon DNA segment above includes these coding regions:
- the cas1 gene encoding CRISPR-associated endonuclease Cas1, producing MRSVIISEYGTKISARRGSIVITNKDKKIRISPADIDQILITSGGASITSRAIRLAMRHGIDIVFIDARGEPWARIYHSTPTATTATRRAQYEAIYNGSAKEIAKAIIEAKLKNQAGHLKSLRRKGYLAETPHREIEDLIHSLDSENPMKIEAEAAHIYWQSIAQAIPRDIGFQGRNHDSPDPFNMALNYGYAILYSECWRALAIAGLDPYAGYIHKDRSGKESLVYDFSEMFKPSAVDRALVELFRKGYRPKITEGFIDRKYRAELAKAITESLERIVKEEGDHNPKKLSQAIRASAMRLASSLRSGTRYKGFIEVW